Sequence from the Halopelagius inordinatus genome:
GTCGCATGATTTATTCTCCGCCCCGTTCTACTCCGATCGTGGGACGAGTTCGCATCACCGACGACGTAGCCTTGTACTGCCAGGACCTCGGCGACGGTCCGCCGGTCGTTCTCCTACACGGCGGGTGCATGAGCCACCGGGTCTGGGAGTCGCAGGTCTGCGCACTCGTCGAGTCGGGGTTCCGCGTCGTCACGCCGGACCTACGGGGGCACGGCGAGTCCGACAAGCCGGTCAGTTCCTACACCGCAGCGATGTTCGCCGACGACATCGCGTCTCTCTGCGACGCACTCGGTGTCGGACCCGTCGCTCTGGTCGGTTGGTCGTTCGGCGCGACGGTCGCCGCCGCGTTCGCTGAGGCCCACCCCGACCGATTGGACAGACTCGCACTCGTATCGAGCAGTATCTTCTCCGACGTCGCTCGGACCGCATCGGCGGGAGACAGAGAGAACGACCTCCCGATAGAGAAGATGCTGGCGAACCAACGGCGTAATCGACCGCGAGGGATGGAACGGTTCGTCGCCGGGATGTTCGGCGGGGAGACGGACGAGTGGACGCACCGGTGGCTCTGGTCCATCGGAATGCAGACCCCGATGCGAGTGGCCATCAAGACGCTCGAAAACTACGTCGACCCCGACGCGGACTCCCTGCGCGCCGGGTTAGCCTCGCTGGACGTCCCGAGCGCCGTCTTCCACGGTGCGCGCGATAACTCCGCGACGCTCGCCGAAGCCGAGTTCCTCGCCACGGACGTGCTGCGAAACGGAACGTTCGTCCCGTTCGAGGAGAGCGGTCACGTTCCGTTCATCGAGGAGTCGGCGCGGTTCGACGACCGGTTGGTGGCGTTTCTCGAAGCGTAATCGTAGCCGTTCGACCGGTTCGAACGATTCCCGGTGGTTCGTCCCCGCCCGTTCGAGCGAGGGCGGTCCCGTTACAGAACTACTCGCGTAACGCCCGACGGACGTCCGGGCGGGACGACTCGCGAGTGGACGATGTTGAGGTCGTTCACAGTCCCGAGCAGGAGGTTCGGAAGCTCTTTTTCGAGCGGTTCACCCCGAAGTCGGTGTCTGGGTCCGGAGACGCTTATCGCTCCTAAGACATCGCCGTGCTCGTCTCTCACTACTGAGCGCGTGGAGTCCGAGAGGTGCGCGAGAATCGCCCTCCCGGCGGAGGGCGCGCGCAACGGAACGCGTTTCCCGATTTCTGGGTCGGTCTGTACCGCGTGGGCACCGATCTCTCGGTGGACGTACACCGCCCGTCCCTGCTCCTCGGCCACGAACTGCGCCCGTTCGCACGTCTCGACTTCGCGACCGACCCCGACGACGCCCGCGAAGTCGCTGAGGGAGTCGGCAGGAACGCGGAAGCCATCGAGATGGGCGCTATCGGACACTTCCCGATGAGCGAGAACCCCGAACCGTTCAAACAGTACCTCAAACCGGTACTGGGCGAGATTCGGAGCGAAGGGGTCGACGTCCCCGAACAGATGACGCCCGAATCCGTCGGCGTCGATCTCGAAGAGTCCGGAAGCGCGACGGCGTCGAGATTCTTTTTGCTTCGACTACCGGACCGCCGGAGTGCGTACAGATGTTATTGGATGTGCTTCGGCTCGCGGGGCCGTGGCGTTCTGTTCGTCCCGTGACTGTTCATATATAATGTACCTTTTGGCCTCGAACACGCCACTATTTTAGTTATTTTCTAATAATTCTCCCTACTAGTTCATATATTCAACTGTACTTGCCGATTCGACGGTGGCGAAGAGGACCGACGACGAACGCGACGACCCCGTCAGCGAGAGATCTATGTATTTATGTGTTCGAGGGCGCTCGGGTAAACGACCGCGGCCGACCGTCCGAGTCAGTACTCGGTCCCCTTGCGCGCCCGTTGTCCCTCGTCGATAGGGTGTTTCACCTTCCGAACGTTCGTCACGAGGTCCGCGGCGTCGAGGAGATACGTCGGTTCGGTGTGGCTCCCCGTGAGGACGAGTTCGAGGCTCTCGGGTTTCTCTCGGACCAAATCGAGGACGGACGCCTCGTCGAGCAGTCCCATATCGACCGCGTACAGAACTTCGTCGAGGACGAGCATGTGGACGCCGTCCTCCGGCGGAGCGTCGAGTTCGAACGGCGTCGTGAGGTCGGCGTCACCCGCCGCGTCGACGAGTTCGGTCACCCGGTCGAACCCGGCGGCCACCCGTTTTTCGTGGTCCTCGTCGTCGCTTCCGTCGGCCATTCCGGCCCACCCGTAGTGACCGAGATTCTCGTAGGAGAACCCCGGCATCGCCGCGATGGCGTTGTACTCGCCGCGGACCGCCTCCACGGAGTCCGCGCCGCCTTTCATGAACTGGAGCATGTGGACGCGGTAGCCGTGACCGGCGGCGCGAAAGCCCATGCCCATCGCCGCGGTGGTCTTTCCCTTTCCGTCGCCCCACCACGCTTGCACGAGGCCGAAATCGTCGGGCGCGGACGGTTCGATGCTCGCGGCGTCGGGTCGGACGCCGCGGCCGGGCGTGTTTCGTCGGACGGTGTCTGGGTCGGTATCGTTCGTATCAGTCATTGGTAACTCTCCGTAGTCGTCTCAGAGTCGTTCGACGAACCGGTCGAACGCCCCGCTCTCGGCGTGAACGTGTGCGTACGTTCCGAGCGTGTCGTACTCCGTGAGTCCGTCGAATCCGTCGATGCCGGTTCCGCGTTCGACTTCGAACGCGAACGTCGCGTCGGACGCGGGGTCGGCCGTCGAGTAGTGGAACTCGTGACCCCGAAGCGTCCCTCCGGACGGAGCGGTCAAGCAGTCGCGCGTCGCCCGGAGTGTCACGTGGTCGAGGGCCTGATACCGGTCGCGCATCCGAACGTCGACGGGCAGGACGCCGGCCATCTCGTGACGCTCTCCCTCCGTGGTCGTCAGCGACTCGCCGAGAGCCATCAGTCCGCCGCACTCGCCGAGGACCGGCATCCCGTCCGCCGCGCGGTCTGCGAGCGTCGAGAGTGCGTCGGACCGCGAGAGCGTCTCGGCGTGCAGTTCCGGGTAGCCGCCGGGGAGGTAGACGCCGTCGCAGGGAGGCAACGGGTCGCCGTCGGTCGGCGCAAACGTCGCGACGTTCGCCGTCGCTCGCAGGCGGTCCATCGTGGAGGGGTAGACGAAACAGAAGGCGGCGTCGCGGGCGACTGCGACGGTCGGACGCGGCGAGTCGGTCGTTCCGCCTCCCGCGGCCTCCGAACCCGAGTGGAGGTCGGCGTCCGACGACTCCGCCAGCCACCCGGGACGCCGCGCGAGTTCGAAAAGTTCGTCGGCGCGGACGCCGTCGGCCGCCGCGTCCACCGCGTCGGTCGGTAGCGGAGCCTCGTCGCCGGGGTGTAGTCCGAGGTGGCGTTCGGGGATTTCCAGGTCGTCGCGCGGCGGAATCCGGCCGAAGTACGACAGTTCCGCTGTAAGTGCGTCGCGGATGCCGTCGGCGTGCCGCCCCCCGTGCGCGCGAGACGCGACGACGCCCGCGACGTCGATATTCGCGCCCGTCCGGGCGGCGAACTCGCGGAACCCGAGCGCAGTCGCGGCGACGCTCTCCATCCCCGCGCTGGCGTCGACGACGAGGACGACCGGGAGGTCCAACAGCGACGCGATTCTCGCCGTCGACGTGTCGCCGTCGTACAGGCCCATCATTCCCTCTACGACGCAGACGTCGCCCTCCCCTCGGGCGTACGTCCGGCGCATCCCGTCTTCGCCTTCGAGCCACGGGTCGAGCGTTCGGGAGGGTCGACCGACGACGGCGGCGTGGTGTGAGGGGTCGATGAAGTCCGGACCGGCTTTCGCGGGTTGGACCGCGTGGCCCGCGCGTTCGAGTGCGCGACACACCGCGAGGGTCGCGACCGTCTTTCCGACGCCGGAGGCCGTTCCCGCGAGGACGAACCCCTTCATCGGCGCACCACCAGAATCGACAGGTGGTGAAATCGCGACTCGGCGTCGGAGTCGGAAGCCGCGGCGTCCGCCGAGGCCAGCGA
This genomic interval carries:
- a CDS encoding cob(I)yrinic acid a,c-diamide adenosyltransferase, which codes for MTDTNDTDPDTVRRNTPGRGVRPDAASIEPSAPDDFGLVQAWWGDGKGKTTAAMGMGFRAAGHGYRVHMLQFMKGGADSVEAVRGEYNAIAAMPGFSYENLGHYGWAGMADGSDDEDHEKRVAAGFDRVTELVDAAGDADLTTPFELDAPPEDGVHMLVLDEVLYAVDMGLLDEASVLDLVREKPESLELVLTGSHTEPTYLLDAADLVTNVRKVKHPIDEGQRARKGTEY
- a CDS encoding alpha/beta fold hydrolase; translation: MGRVRITDDVALYCQDLGDGPPVVLLHGGCMSHRVWESQVCALVESGFRVVTPDLRGHGESDKPVSSYTAAMFADDIASLCDALGVGPVALVGWSFGATVAAAFAEAHPDRLDRLALVSSSIFSDVARTASAGDRENDLPIEKMLANQRRNRPRGMERFVAGMFGGETDEWTHRWLWSIGMQTPMRVAIKTLENYVDPDADSLRAGLASLDVPSAVFHGARDNSATLAEAEFLATDVLRNGTFVPFEESGHVPFIEESARFDDRLVAFLEA
- a CDS encoding cobyrinic acid a,c-diamide synthase, which produces MKGFVLAGTASGVGKTVATLAVCRALERAGHAVQPAKAGPDFIDPSHHAAVVGRPSRTLDPWLEGEDGMRRTYARGEGDVCVVEGMMGLYDGDTSTARIASLLDLPVVLVVDASAGMESVAATALGFREFAARTGANIDVAGVVASRAHGGRHADGIRDALTAELSYFGRIPPRDDLEIPERHLGLHPGDEAPLPTDAVDAAADGVRADELFELARRPGWLAESSDADLHSGSEAAGGGTTDSPRPTVAVARDAAFCFVYPSTMDRLRATANVATFAPTDGDPLPPCDGVYLPGGYPELHAETLSRSDALSTLADRAADGMPVLGECGGLMALGESLTTTEGERHEMAGVLPVDVRMRDRYQALDHVTLRATRDCLTAPSGGTLRGHEFHYSTADPASDATFAFEVERGTGIDGFDGLTEYDTLGTYAHVHAESGAFDRFVERL